Proteins from a single region of Pseudomonadota bacterium:
- a CDS encoding ChrR family anti-sigma-E factor, with amino-acid sequence MNPKHHPGDDLLMAYAAGSLDEPLALVIATHLALCPRCRAEVKRMEALGGVMLEQQDAAPLDEGGIDRILARLDEPEDDAPQAAPETDGDIDIRVPRPLRDYLNGDIEQLDWKSFRGLQKVELLTEAEGFHTRLMRIKPGTAMPSHTHEGTELTLVLAGGFSDETGHFVRGDVAECDASVEHRPIADEGEDCICLAVTDAPLRLTGPVGRMLNPFLDI; translated from the coding sequence ATGAACCCGAAACATCATCCTGGCGACGATCTTCTCATGGCCTATGCGGCTGGCTCGTTGGACGAGCCGCTAGCCCTGGTCATTGCAACCCACCTGGCGCTATGCCCGCGCTGCCGCGCCGAAGTGAAGCGTATGGAAGCCCTGGGCGGCGTTATGCTTGAACAGCAGGACGCCGCACCCCTGGACGAAGGCGGCATCGACCGCATTCTCGCGCGTCTTGACGAACCCGAAGACGATGCGCCGCAGGCCGCGCCTGAAACCGACGGCGATATCGACATCCGCGTGCCGCGCCCGCTGCGTGACTATTTGAACGGCGACATCGAACAGCTCGATTGGAAGTCGTTCCGGGGATTGCAGAAGGTTGAGCTGCTGACGGAAGCCGAGGGTTTTCACACCCGACTGATGCGGATCAAGCCCGGCACCGCGATGCCGTCGCATACCCACGAGGGTACCGAGCTGACCTTGGTGCTTGCCGGCGGCTTCAGCGATGAGACCGGACATTTCGTGCGCGGCGACGTCGCCGAATGCGACGCCTCTGTCGAACATCGGCCGATTGCGGACGAGGGCGAAGACTGCATCTGCCTAGCGGTGACCGACGCGCCGCTGCGCCTGACCGGCCCGGTCGGACGGATGCTCAATCCGTTCCTGGATATCTAG
- a CDS encoding amidohydrolase family protein — protein sequence MGARRIIRNACVISVDPEIGTQRDADILIDDDHIAAIETELDVEDAEPIDASGMIAMPGLVCCHRHLWMTLLRGFISDGTWSSYLVETFWGRRPLYRPEDSHIAAYAGALDAIDAGVTTVLDFHDCSVRESLADASLDALEKSGLRAVFAYGLEGPPDLEGTAGAESLSPTLPWHRDEALRLRNGRLSSDDGLITMGMTARNLEFLPFACAEHDLGLARELGVRTVTTHAGSGALGKGATLVDNLRDHDLLGPDILFSHGQSFTDEELDTLAATGVKIVVSVESELGQGADPVTWRALQHGVSVSLGADSVGSLAGDMFRHMQMTLKVGRGSRARLLDEQGIAPTDVALTSRDMLEIATMGGARSLRLDDRIGSLTPGKQADIILLSRERVGMMSGAEPEQIAVLQANGRDVDTVLIAGRVLKRHGVLLDADLKAVARSLEASRAYLDESYGHLDTGGLWDTYNTKVAAAS from the coding sequence ATGGGCGCGAGACGTATCATCCGGAACGCCTGTGTCATCTCCGTCGACCCGGAGATCGGCACCCAGCGAGACGCCGACATCCTGATCGACGATGACCACATTGCCGCGATCGAGACCGAGCTGGATGTCGAAGATGCCGAGCCAATCGATGCCAGCGGCATGATCGCCATGCCGGGCCTGGTTTGTTGCCACCGGCATCTTTGGATGACACTGCTGCGCGGCTTTATCTCCGACGGCACGTGGTCGAGCTATCTGGTCGAGACGTTCTGGGGCCGCCGGCCGCTCTACCGGCCAGAAGACAGCCACATCGCAGCCTATGCCGGCGCGCTGGACGCCATCGATGCCGGCGTCACCACGGTCTTGGACTTCCACGATTGCAGCGTCCGCGAAAGCCTTGCCGATGCCAGTCTGGACGCCCTCGAGAAGAGCGGCCTGCGCGCGGTCTTCGCCTATGGTCTTGAAGGGCCGCCCGATTTGGAGGGCACCGCCGGTGCCGAGTCGCTGTCGCCCACGCTGCCCTGGCATCGCGACGAGGCGCTGCGCCTGCGCAACGGCCGCCTGTCCAGCGACGACGGCCTCATCACCATGGGCATGACCGCCCGCAATCTGGAGTTCCTGCCCTTTGCCTGTGCGGAGCACGATCTGGGGCTCGCCCGCGAGCTTGGCGTGCGCACGGTGACCACCCATGCGGGATCCGGTGCGCTGGGCAAGGGCGCGACCCTTGTCGATAACCTGCGGGACCATGACCTTCTGGGACCGGACATTCTGTTTTCCCACGGTCAGAGCTTCACCGACGAGGAGCTCGATACGTTGGCGGCCACGGGCGTCAAGATCGTGGTGTCAGTCGAAAGCGAGCTTGGCCAGGGCGCCGACCCCGTCACGTGGCGCGCCCTTCAGCATGGCGTGTCGGTGAGCCTGGGCGCCGATTCGGTCGGTAGTCTGGCGGGCGACATGTTTCGCCACATGCAGATGACGCTCAAAGTCGGGCGCGGCTCCAGGGCGCGGCTGTTAGATGAGCAGGGCATCGCGCCGACGGATGTGGCGCTCACGAGCCGCGACATGCTGGAGATCGCCACCATGGGCGGCGCTCGGTCGCTGCGCCTGGATGACAGGATCGGCAGCCTGACGCCCGGCAAGCAGGCCGACATCATCCTGCTGTCGCGCGAGCGGGTCGGCATGATGTCCGGCGCCGAGCCCGAACAGATCGCCGTCCTGCAGGCCAATGGTCGCGACGTCGATACGGTGCTCATCGCCGGGCGGGTGCTGAAACGCCATGGCGTCTTGCTGGATGCCGACCTCAAGGCTGTTGCGCGCAGTCTCGAGGCCTCGCGCGCCTATCTTGACGAGTCCTACGGGCACCTCGACACCGGCGGTTTGTGGGATACCTACAACACCAAGGTCGCTGCGGCGTCTTAA
- a CDS encoding DUF1801 domain-containing protein: protein MAPQIEQSVCAAFDAAPTALRLRMLALRDLIFETADAMDGVGPLTETLKWGEPAYLTEASKSGSTIRIGWKKASPTRYALYFNCNTSLIETFRAQFGDDLTFEGNRAIVFDKNDALPSAMVASCIASALTYHRDKKAAS from the coding sequence ATGGCACCTCAAATCGAACAATCTGTCTGCGCCGCCTTTGACGCGGCGCCGACGGCCTTGCGTCTGCGCATGTTGGCCCTGCGCGATCTTATCTTCGAGACGGCTGACGCCATGGATGGCGTTGGGCCATTGACGGAGACACTGAAATGGGGCGAGCCGGCCTATCTGACCGAGGCATCGAAAAGCGGTAGCACGATCCGGATCGGCTGGAAGAAGGCTTCACCGACGCGCTACGCCCTCTACTTCAACTGCAATACCAGCCTGATTGAAACGTTCCGCGCCCAGTTTGGCGATGATCTGACGTTCGAGGGCAATCGCGCCATCGTCTTCGACAAGAACGATGCCCTGCCGAGCGCGATGGTGGCGTCGTGCATTGCATCGGCGCTGACCTATCACCGCGACAAGAAAGCGGCATCCTGA
- a CDS encoding cyclopropane-fatty-acyl-phospholipid synthase family protein has translation MATQIDYGTNTGSGLAERVVLAMAERIEAGELVITLPYGVDRLFKGPKPGPTAALQIDHPRAYRRLLFGGTMGFAEAYMDGDVDTPDLAALVDLMIKNQAALLGALDKQRWTRVLKRVAHKLRPNSRRGARRNIAHHYDLGNDFYAQWLDRSMTYSSAMFDHPDQSIADAQDNKYRNIARLARIGTDDSVLEIGCGWGGFCSWAARNIGCRVTAITISPAQYAFAAERLHNEGLNDKVDLRLQDYRDTDGTYDGIVSIEMVEAVGETYWPAYFQTLRNRLRPGGRAALQSITIDEAYFESYRRSVDFIQQYIFPGGMLPSPTRLHAEAEQAGLTRVETERFGPDYARTLAYWRRAFDTAWPQIQTLGFDERFRRMWQYYLIYCEAGFNIGRIDVLQTALSRD, from the coding sequence ATGGCAACCCAAATCGACTACGGCACCAACACCGGTAGCGGCCTCGCTGAGCGTGTGGTGCTCGCCATGGCCGAACGTATCGAAGCCGGGGAACTGGTCATCACCCTGCCCTATGGCGTCGATCGGCTGTTCAAAGGCCCAAAGCCTGGTCCGACCGCGGCCTTGCAGATTGACCATCCCCGTGCCTATCGCCGCCTGCTGTTCGGCGGCACGATGGGTTTCGCCGAAGCCTACATGGACGGCGATGTCGACACGCCGGACCTCGCGGCACTTGTCGACCTCATGATCAAGAACCAGGCCGCCTTGCTCGGCGCTCTCGACAAACAGCGCTGGACGCGCGTGCTGAAGCGCGTGGCGCACAAACTGCGGCCGAACTCGCGGCGTGGCGCACGGCGCAACATTGCCCATCATTATGATCTCGGTAACGACTTCTACGCCCAATGGCTCGATCGTTCGATGACCTACTCATCGGCGATGTTCGATCACCCCGACCAATCGATCGCGGACGCCCAGGACAACAAGTACCGCAACATCGCACGCCTTGCGCGGATTGGCACCGACGATAGTGTGTTGGAAATCGGCTGTGGCTGGGGCGGATTCTGCAGCTGGGCAGCGCGCAACATAGGTTGTCGGGTTACCGCGATTACCATTTCACCGGCCCAGTATGCCTTTGCCGCCGAACGCCTGCACAACGAGGGGCTGAACGACAAGGTCGACCTGCGCTTGCAGGATTATCGCGACACCGACGGCACCTATGACGGTATCGTCTCGATCGAGATGGTCGAAGCGGTTGGCGAAACCTATTGGCCGGCGTATTTCCAAACGCTGCGCAACCGGCTGCGCCCCGGCGGTCGTGCGGCGCTGCAGTCGATTACTATCGATGAAGCGTATTTCGAGTCCTATCGGCGCAGCGTCGACTTCATCCAGCAGTACATCTTTCCCGGCGGCATGCTGCCTTCCCCAACGCGGCTTCACGCCGAGGCCGAGCAAGCCGGCCTGACGCGCGTGGAGACAGAGAGGTTTGGTCCCGACTACGCTCGAACGCTGGCGTATTGGCGGCGTGCATTCGACACCGCCTGGCCACAGATCCAAACGCTTGGTTTCGACGAACGGTTCCGGCGCATGTGGCAGTACTATCTGATCTACTGCGAGGCAGGCTTCAACATCGGACGGATCGACGTGCTGCAGACCGCCCTGTCGCGCGACTGA
- a CDS encoding ABC transporter permease subunit, with protein MAATSPTLNSMITVWRSRFIQLVCDTFQTFPSFIYLIPVIMLFKVGDVAAIAAIVIYASIPIVRYTTFGLRNVPSETIEAAIVSGCTPFQILWKVRMPLAIPEIMLGINQTIMFSLFMVIIAAFIGTTDLGQEIFRALTFADAGKGIVLGLCVAFMGLAVDRLITEWSANRKKQLGIA; from the coding sequence ATCGCCGCGACATCGCCGACCTTGAACAGCATGATCACGGTGTGGCGCTCGCGTTTCATCCAGCTGGTCTGCGACACCTTCCAGACCTTCCCGTCCTTCATCTACCTGATCCCCGTGATCATGCTGTTCAAGGTCGGCGACGTCGCCGCCATTGCGGCGATCGTCATCTATGCCAGCATCCCGATCGTGCGCTACACGACGTTTGGTCTGAGGAACGTTCCGTCGGAAACCATCGAGGCCGCCATCGTGTCGGGCTGCACACCGTTCCAAATCCTGTGGAAGGTGCGCATGCCGCTGGCGATCCCGGAGATCATGCTGGGCATCAACCAGACGATCATGTTCTCGCTCTTCATGGTCATCATCGCCGCCTTCATCGGTACGACGGACTTAGGCCAGGAGATCTTCCGTGCGCTGACCTTCGCCGATGCCGGCAAGGGCATCGTGCTCGGGCTGTGTGTCGCCTTCATGGGTCTGGCGGTTGACCGCCTGATCACCGAGTGGTCGGCAAACCGCAAGAAGCAGCTGGGTATCGCCTAG
- a CDS encoding DUF1365 domain-containing protein, which produces MAAVVTKKKEPSCLYFGRVMHKRLIPFRHRLDFRIFSLFIDLDALPRLSRRLRLFSHNRWNIFSFMDRDHGPRDGSALRPWLDTQLNDAGIDLDGGPVRLLCFPRILGYVFNPLTIWFCHHSSGRLKAVLYEVSNTFGERHSYLIPVDAGHTVGKTVRQSCAKRFYVSPFITMNATYHFRLTEPGERLSVLIRQWTDDGELLLAAQTGTCVTLRDRSLIRAFISYPLMTLKVIAAIHWHAFRLWRKGAVVEPRPDAPADAVTHVVPRFGQAAE; this is translated from the coding sequence ATGGCAGCTGTCGTCACCAAGAAGAAAGAACCGTCCTGCCTTTACTTCGGGCGTGTCATGCACAAGCGGCTGATACCGTTCCGCCACCGCTTGGACTTTCGCATCTTCTCGCTGTTTATCGACCTCGATGCCCTGCCCCGCTTGTCCCGGCGCCTGCGTCTCTTCTCGCACAACCGGTGGAACATCTTCAGCTTCATGGACAGGGATCACGGGCCGCGCGACGGCAGCGCGCTTAGACCATGGCTCGATACGCAACTTAACGACGCCGGCATTGATCTCGACGGCGGGCCGGTGCGCCTTCTGTGTTTCCCGCGCATACTTGGCTACGTCTTCAATCCGCTGACGATCTGGTTTTGCCATCACAGCAGCGGGCGATTGAAGGCCGTTCTTTACGAAGTCTCCAACACGTTTGGCGAACGGCACAGCTATCTGATCCCCGTCGACGCCGGTCATACGGTGGGCAAGACGGTTCGCCAGTCATGCGCCAAACGGTTTTATGTCTCACCGTTCATCACCATGAACGCGACCTATCACTTTCGCCTGACCGAGCCGGGTGAACGTCTGTCTGTCCTGATCCGGCAGTGGACCGATGACGGCGAATTGCTGCTCGCCGCCCAGACCGGCACATGCGTGACCCTGCGTGACCGTTCGCTCATCCGTGCCTTTATCAGTTATCCGCTGATGACGCTGAAGGTTATCGCCGCCATCCACTGGCATGCCTTCCGCCTGTGGCGCAAGGGCGCGGTCGTGGAACCCCGTCCCGACGCGCCGGCCGATGCCGTTACCCATGTCGTGCCGCGGTTCGGCCAGGCCGCGGAATGA
- a CDS encoding agmatinase family protein: MPDPKSGELRGNRNLKRLGKISQTKQEEEIARTLELGLEAADSIHDRTISLFSRGHLPAFAGINTFMKSTYCEDIKKVGDYEAAFVGVPFDTGTTYRPGTRFGPQAVRRISAVYDGYSVDGGVDLPEELDMCDAGDIFVIPGNIEKTFDQVSLAVSHVYTSGAFPILVGGDHSLGYPNVRGIAPHIDGNVGIIHFDRHIDMADMDMDERMHTTPWYWTSHGHESVDRSSSHHAHTHMHDVGLANCPPKNLVQIGIGGWYGSRRGSEVANERGTSVMTMTDVEELGTKKAAEMALELAWKDAKAVYLSFDIDSIDPGFAPGTGTPEPGGFMPREALEMVRLIAREGLCGMEVVEVSPPYDVNDNTAQLACRVILDTLGTMVVEGKIGHRDRVMSD, translated from the coding sequence ATGCCTGATCCGAAGTCGGGGGAGTTGCGCGGCAACCGGAACCTGAAGCGTTTGGGCAAGATCTCCCAGACCAAACAAGAAGAAGAGATCGCCAGGACCCTGGAACTGGGGCTGGAGGCCGCGGACTCGATCCACGACCGGACGATCTCGCTGTTCAGCCGCGGCCACCTGCCGGCCTTTGCCGGGATCAATACCTTCATGAAGTCGACTTACTGCGAGGACATCAAGAAGGTCGGCGACTATGAGGCGGCCTTTGTCGGCGTGCCCTTCGATACCGGCACGACCTATCGCCCGGGGACGCGCTTCGGGCCCCAGGCGGTCCGGCGCATCTCGGCGGTCTATGACGGTTATTCGGTCGACGGCGGTGTCGACCTGCCCGAAGAGCTCGACATGTGCGATGCCGGCGACATCTTCGTCATCCCCGGCAATATCGAGAAGACGTTCGATCAGGTGAGCCTCGCGGTTTCCCATGTCTATACGTCGGGCGCCTTTCCGATCCTGGTCGGCGGTGACCATTCGCTGGGCTATCCGAACGTGCGCGGCATCGCGCCTCATATCGACGGCAATGTCGGCATCATCCATTTCGACCGTCACATCGACATGGCCGACATGGATATGGACGAGCGCATGCACACGACACCCTGGTACTGGACATCCCACGGCCATGAGAGCGTCGACAGGAGCTCTTCGCACCACGCTCATACCCACATGCACGATGTCGGACTTGCCAACTGTCCGCCGAAGAACCTGGTTCAGATCGGCATCGGCGGCTGGTATGGCTCGCGCCGCGGCTCGGAAGTCGCCAACGAGCGCGGCACCAGCGTCATGACCATGACCGATGTCGAAGAGCTCGGTACCAAGAAGGCTGCCGAGATGGCCTTGGAGCTTGCCTGGAAAGACGCCAAGGCGGTCTATCTCTCGTTCGATATCGACTCCATCGATCCCGGTTTCGCGCCGGGCACCGGCACGCCGGAACCCGGCGGCTTTATGCCGCGTGAGGCGCTTGAGATGGTCCGCCTGATCGCGCGCGAAGGTCTGTGCGGCATGGAGGTGGTCGAGGTCTCGCCACCCTACGACGTCAACGACAACACCGCGCAGCTCGCCTGCCGCGTGATCCTGGATACCCTCGGCACCATGGTCGTCGAGGGCAAGATCGGCCACCGCGACCGCGTGATGTCCGACTAA
- a CDS encoding nuclear transport factor 2 family protein → MIDETKLEEAVAAYCSFFETLKPETLQCLDMLCHPNVRFRDPFNDVVGVASFRAALGRMFEDTREPAFVITDRAISHRTVYLRWTFSFRSKKTGAPWTIDGMSEVHFDDTDRVTQHLDHWDSGSQFYGRLPVLRHVIGMIRRRLALKD, encoded by the coding sequence GTGATCGACGAAACAAAGCTGGAAGAAGCGGTTGCCGCCTATTGCAGTTTCTTCGAGACGTTGAAGCCGGAGACGCTTCAATGTCTCGATATGCTCTGCCATCCCAATGTGCGGTTTCGCGACCCCTTCAACGATGTTGTGGGGGTCGCCAGCTTTCGCGCCGCGCTTGGACGGATGTTCGAGGATACGCGCGAACCCGCGTTCGTCATTACCGACCGGGCGATCTCGCACCGCACGGTCTATCTGCGCTGGACGTTTTCGTTCCGCTCAAAGAAGACGGGCGCACCCTGGACAATCGATGGCATGAGCGAAGTGCACTTTGACGACACAGACCGCGTTACCCAACATCTCGATCACTGGGATTCAGGCAGCCAGTTTTACGGACGCCTGCCGGTCCTGCGACACGTCATAGGCATGATACGCCGCCGCCTTGCCCTGAAGGATTGA
- a CDS encoding SDR family NAD(P)-dependent oxidoreductase has translation MTVEQTGQPCAWITGASSGLGAALARRMAEDGWHVAVSARRAAALAEVVDQSAGLKGDIHAYPLDVTDRAAVAATVASIERDFGQIDQAVLNAGTHEPVAAASLDAGTFRTLIDLNLMGTVHCLEAVLPQMIARHGGSIAIVASVAGYHGLPSAAAYGMTKAGLINLAQSLKPELDGYGVHMQIVNPGFVRTPLTDKNTFPMPFLMEPDKAAEAFYRGLRSTRFEIIFPRRLACLLKLLDMLPPRLAFAVTRRLVRAT, from the coding sequence ATGACGGTTGAACAAACGGGACAACCATGCGCCTGGATCACAGGCGCCAGTTCGGGTCTGGGCGCGGCTCTGGCGCGGCGCATGGCGGAGGACGGCTGGCACGTCGCTGTGTCCGCACGCCGCGCCGCCGCGCTGGCTGAGGTGGTGGACCAGTCGGCGGGGTTGAAGGGTGACATCCATGCCTATCCGCTCGACGTCACGGATCGCGCCGCCGTGGCGGCGACCGTCGCGTCGATCGAGCGTGACTTCGGTCAGATCGATCAGGCGGTCCTGAACGCCGGCACACATGAACCGGTTGCGGCCGCATCCTTAGATGCCGGGACGTTTCGAACGCTCATCGATCTCAACTTGATGGGCACTGTCCATTGTCTGGAGGCGGTGTTACCCCAGATGATCGCGCGCCACGGCGGTTCGATCGCCATCGTTGCGTCGGTCGCCGGTTATCATGGCCTGCCCAGCGCCGCGGCCTATGGCATGACCAAGGCGGGCCTGATCAATCTCGCGCAGTCCTTGAAGCCGGAACTGGACGGCTACGGTGTCCATATGCAGATCGTTAATCCTGGTTTCGTGCGCACGCCGTTGACTGACAAGAACACCTTCCCGATGCCGTTTCTGATGGAGCCTGACAAGGCCGCCGAAGCGTTCTATCGGGGGCTTCGCTCCACCCGTTTCGAGATCATCTTCCCCCGCCGGCTGGCTTGCTTGTTGAAGCTTCTCGACATGTTACCGCCGCGGCTCGCCTTTGCGGTGACGCGACGCTTGGTGCGTGCGACGTGA
- a CDS encoding DUF3833 domain-containing protein: MTSYAVLETTPTSLPVLRPMNNKNNTAHWPPLLIEEYFAGRTTAWGLFRDRFGVVRRQFNVSIDGTWDDETLTLVEDFVYDDGEKERRIWTIEKIGDGTYSGRADGVIGAASGRAHANTLNWRYRFALNVGTRTWHVTFDDWLFLQSDGVLINRADVTKFGFRLGEVVLVFVKQAADLSTAGDGAEAMETIVNPSGQGGGVSCL, encoded by the coding sequence ATGACTTCATATGCTGTGCTGGAAACAACGCCGACGTCTTTGCCGGTCCTTCGCCCAATGAACAACAAGAACAACACCGCACACTGGCCGCCACTTCTGATTGAAGAGTACTTTGCCGGCCGGACAACAGCGTGGGGGTTGTTTCGCGACCGCTTTGGCGTCGTGCGCCGGCAATTCAACGTCTCCATCGACGGTACGTGGGATGATGAGACGCTGACGCTGGTTGAGGATTTCGTCTACGACGACGGTGAAAAAGAGCGGCGGATCTGGACGATCGAGAAGATCGGCGATGGCACCTATAGCGGCCGCGCCGACGGCGTAATCGGCGCGGCAAGCGGTCGCGCACACGCCAATACGCTAAACTGGCGTTATCGCTTCGCGCTCAATGTGGGAACGCGAACCTGGCACGTTACCTTTGACGACTGGCTGTTTCTGCAATCCGATGGCGTGTTGATCAACCGCGCCGACGTTACAAAGTTTGGCTTCAGACTGGGCGAGGTTGTGCTGGTCTTCGTCAAGCAGGCGGCTGACCTGTCGACCGCTGGTGACGGCGCCGAAGCGATGGAAACAATCGTCAATCCTTCAGGGCAAGGCGGCGGCGTATCATGCCTATGA
- a CDS encoding sigma-70 family RNA polymerase sigma factor — protein sequence MLGTVLMKEKRPLPTAEAEVQPTPEELMHAIAVRRDRTAFVELYRQLGPRVKAFLMRQGADKESAEDVTQEVMLTVWRRAEQYDRSKAAVSTWVFTIARNRRIDSLRRTRRPEIDPEDPALLPEPARAADDVVDLAEQGRLLHAAVAELPEEQERLLRMAYFEDKSHSMIAEELELPLGTVKSRLRLAMAKLRHALETPA from the coding sequence GTGCTGGGAACGGTGCTGATGAAGGAAAAACGTCCGTTGCCGACCGCTGAGGCCGAGGTTCAGCCGACGCCCGAAGAACTTATGCACGCAATCGCCGTGCGCCGCGACCGGACTGCTTTTGTTGAGCTCTACCGGCAGTTGGGACCGCGGGTGAAGGCGTTTTTGATGCGGCAGGGCGCCGACAAGGAATCGGCCGAAGACGTCACCCAGGAGGTCATGCTGACGGTCTGGCGGCGTGCCGAACAATATGACCGCAGCAAGGCGGCGGTCAGCACCTGGGTGTTTACGATCGCGCGTAACCGTCGCATCGATAGCCTTAGAAGGACACGTCGGCCAGAGATTGACCCAGAAGATCCGGCGCTGCTGCCCGAACCGGCACGGGCTGCAGATGACGTGGTGGACTTGGCGGAGCAGGGCCGTCTGTTGCACGCTGCTGTCGCCGAATTGCCGGAAGAGCAAGAACGACTGCTGCGCATGGCCTATTTCGAGGACAAATCGCACAGCATGATCGCTGAAGAGCTAGAGCTGCCCCTTGGTACCGTAAAGTCGCGTTTGCGCTTGGCTATGGCTAAACTGCGTCACGCGCTGGAGACCCCCGCATGA
- a CDS encoding FAD-dependent oxidoreductase, with translation MKIAVIGGGIAGLSAAWLLCRRHDVSLYEGAGRLGGHANTVDVALHGETVPVDAGFIVYNEHNYPHLTRLFDALDVATVASNMSFAISLNGGRFEYAGSSRGLFAQPSNVLRPTFWQLVRDLLRFYRSAPSFAARHDLDAMTLGDLLRQGGYSDLLARRHILPMAAAIWSSKLTDILDFPARTFVQFFENHGLFSLGERPQWRSVLGGSRNYVDALAAPFRDNVHLATPVTALRRTPAGVFVRDNTGHEQRFDEVVVAAHANQALAMLGDGASDAERRILGAFRYQENDAVMHSDTALMPRRRRAWSSWNYMSDGCLDDLDQVSVSYWMNRLQRLPTNHDVFVTLNPERQPSRDLTHAAFTYHHPQFDKAALDAQHELPTIQGYDRIWFCGSYCGYGFHEDGLQAGIAVAEAFGVTPPWANDVTPMSPAWRAVMPATPAMAAE, from the coding sequence ATGAAGATTGCGGTTATCGGTGGCGGTATCGCCGGCCTCAGCGCGGCCTGGCTTTTGTGCCGCCGGCACGACGTCAGCCTCTATGAGGGCGCCGGGCGGCTTGGCGGCCACGCCAATACGGTCGATGTCGCACTCCATGGCGAGACAGTCCCGGTCGACGCCGGCTTCATTGTCTATAACGAGCACAACTATCCGCATCTGACCCGCCTGTTCGATGCACTCGATGTGGCAACGGTGGCCAGTAACATGTCGTTCGCCATCTCGTTGAATGGCGGCAGGTTCGAATACGCCGGCAGCAGCCGAGGGCTCTTCGCGCAGCCAAGTAACGTCCTGCGCCCCACATTCTGGCAACTGGTACGCGATCTCCTTCGGTTCTACCGGAGCGCGCCCAGCTTCGCCGCCCGCCACGATCTCGACGCCATGACGCTTGGCGACCTGCTTCGTCAGGGCGGCTATTCAGATCTCCTGGCGCGCCGCCACATCCTGCCGATGGCGGCCGCCATCTGGTCGTCCAAGCTCACCGACATCCTGGACTTTCCGGCCCGCACCTTTGTGCAGTTCTTCGAAAACCACGGCCTGTTCAGTCTGGGCGAGAGGCCGCAATGGCGCAGCGTCCTGGGCGGAAGCCGCAACTATGTGGACGCGCTCGCCGCGCCGTTCCGCGACAACGTTCACCTGGCGACACCGGTCACCGCGCTGCGGCGCACACCGGCCGGTGTTTTCGTGCGTGACAATACCGGTCACGAACAGCGTTTTGACGAGGTTGTCGTCGCGGCCCATGCGAACCAGGCGCTCGCCATGCTCGGCGACGGCGCCAGTGACGCGGAACGCCGGATCCTCGGCGCCTTCCGATATCAAGAAAACGACGCCGTCATGCACAGCGATACTGCTTTGATGCCGCGCCGCCGCCGCGCCTGGTCAAGCTGGAACTATATGAGCGACGGCTGTCTCGATGATCTCGACCAGGTGTCGGTCAGCTATTGGATGAACCGATTGCAACGGCTGCCAACGAACCACGACGTGTTCGTTACGCTTAACCCGGAGCGCCAACCGTCGCGCGATCTGACCCATGCCGCGTTCACATATCATCACCCGCAATTCGACAAGGCGGCGCTCGACGCGCAGCACGAACTGCCGACCATCCAGGGTTACGATCGCATCTGGTTCTGCGGCAGCTATTGCGGTTATGGTTTTCACGAGGACGGCCTTCAGGCCGGCATTGCGGTCGCCGAGGCGTTCGGCGTGACGCCGCCCTGGGCCAACGACGTGACACCCATGAGCCCTGCCTGGCGAGCCGTCATGCCCGCGACACCGGCGATGGCCGCGGAATAG